A single window of Xylocopilactobacillus apicola DNA harbors:
- a CDS encoding D-alanyl-D-alanine carboxypeptidase family protein, which yields MAQIRRQPRKHRSIWLILFKIFGVLLIPLVLIAFEIRPTADRSFQIKQTNKQIPSITESADLNAQAFILTDSQTGQIIYEKNIQQSLPIASISKIIPVYLIYQALKEGKIKLTDQVKIRPEIADLSTVSGLSNVKLNANSTYSVEDLLYATLLSSANAGVMALSEHLAPLDQINQAEQDFLKSLKIEDFLIVNVNGLPNDMLGSLRNPGTAVDADNKMSASAVSQVAAKLVTDFPAVLDVSKNSTYKFKAGTAEAQDLKSTNQLLPGGNFADPKLEVVGLKTGTNDDGYSFVATLKKDQRLMTAVILNAPSDQARFGQTRDFLRRFQQNYHLITINSDTNPNVKKAANLFKNQYDLKSVESKDLTLWVPNEVKAEDFHFKLEFDRAYFQQTKKPGLTLTLDLPENSAKFMTDSPLVLNLR from the coding sequence ATGGCTCAAATACGACGCCAGCCTCGTAAACATCGTTCAATTTGGCTGATTTTATTTAAGATATTCGGAGTCTTATTGATTCCGTTGGTTTTAATAGCTTTTGAAATTCGTCCGACCGCTGATCGGTCTTTTCAAATTAAGCAAACAAATAAACAAATTCCCTCAATCACTGAAAGTGCTGATCTCAATGCGCAAGCTTTTATTCTAACGGATAGCCAGACGGGGCAAATTATCTATGAAAAAAATATTCAGCAAAGTTTGCCAATCGCTTCTATTTCTAAAATTATTCCCGTTTATTTGATTTATCAAGCACTCAAAGAGGGAAAAATAAAACTTACTGATCAGGTGAAAATTAGGCCGGAAATTGCTGATTTGAGCACCGTTAGTGGGCTTTCTAATGTTAAATTGAACGCTAATTCGACTTATAGCGTCGAAGATCTTTTGTATGCGACCCTTTTAAGCTCGGCAAATGCAGGTGTGATGGCACTTTCTGAACATTTGGCGCCCTTAGATCAAATCAATCAAGCAGAACAGGATTTTCTGAAAAGCCTGAAAATTGAAGATTTTCTGATCGTTAATGTTAATGGTCTTCCCAATGACATGTTAGGGAGTTTGCGCAATCCAGGAACAGCCGTCGATGCAGATAACAAAATGTCAGCGAGTGCCGTTAGTCAAGTTGCAGCTAAATTGGTGACGGACTTTCCAGCAGTCTTAGATGTCAGTAAAAATTCTACTTATAAATTTAAAGCGGGAACAGCTGAGGCCCAAGATCTAAAAAGTACTAATCAACTTTTGCCTGGCGGGAATTTCGCCGACCCTAAGTTGGAGGTCGTGGGATTAAAGACGGGAACCAATGATGATGGGTATAGTTTTGTCGCAACTTTAAAGAAAGATCAGCGCTTGATGACAGCAGTGATTTTAAATGCGCCATCTGATCAAGCACGGTTTGGGCAAACCAGAGATTTTTTGCGCCGTTTTCAGCAAAATTATCACCTGATCACTATCAACTCTGATACCAATCCAAACGTCAAAAAAGCAGCTAATTTGTTTAAAAATCAATATGATTTAAAGAGTGTTGAAAGTAAAGATTTAACTCTTTGGGTTCCCAATGAAGTTAAAGCAGAAGATTTTCATTTCAAACTTGAGTTTGATCGTGCTTATTTTCAGCAAACAAAAAAGCCAGGGTTAACCCTGACTCTCGATTTACCAGAAAATTCAGCGAAATTTATGACTGATTCGCCATTGGTTCTTAATCTACGCTGA
- a CDS encoding sensor histidine kinase encodes MNNNKKIKLSRREVFELIAEGFITIGIMVLVSFALIIITIQFGGDGPFVQRSGSIFYRGMPVPSFGNDFWSFETFLYLFFGLFDISVVVWRLLRRYHLMEMRHVIAAMQEIADGHLEKRIDYQVNRELQGVVDSINALVDSAVHSMKEERRIEQSKDELITNVSHDLRTPLTSIIGYLNLIEDDQTLDLATIRKYVHIAFAKAGQMKYLTDDLFAYTKLNSQKVSYNYTVFNMNELIEQLSADFELEAEKSGLRIDSVVPANPITVELDSEKLGRALSNLVSNALKYAKKGTFIRIVLSDLGDQIAIRVENDGPKIPTTSLNKIFERFYRVDAARSGSSGSGLGLAIVQNIVEGLGGTVKVTSNRELTSFIIELPKNGRDVK; translated from the coding sequence ATGAACAATAATAAAAAAATTAAATTATCCCGGCGCGAAGTGTTTGAACTTATTGCCGAGGGATTCATCACAATCGGGATCATGGTTTTGGTAAGTTTTGCCCTGATCATCATCACGATTCAATTTGGGGGCGACGGCCCTTTTGTGCAACGAAGTGGCTCGATATTTTATCGCGGGATGCCGGTTCCGTCATTTGGTAATGACTTTTGGAGCTTCGAAACTTTTTTGTATCTATTTTTTGGACTGTTCGATATTTCGGTGGTAGTTTGGCGCTTGCTTCGGCGCTATCACCTGATGGAAATGCGCCATGTGATTGCCGCAATGCAAGAAATCGCGGACGGTCATTTGGAAAAAAGAATTGATTATCAAGTAAATCGAGAGCTTCAAGGCGTTGTTGATTCGATTAATGCGCTAGTCGATAGTGCCGTTCATTCAATGAAAGAGGAACGGAGAATTGAACAAAGCAAAGACGAGCTGATCACCAACGTATCTCATGATCTAAGAACGCCGTTAACGAGCATTATTGGCTATCTTAATTTAATTGAGGACGACCAGACGCTTGATCTGGCAACAATTCGCAAGTACGTTCACATCGCTTTTGCCAAGGCAGGACAAATGAAGTACTTGACCGACGATCTGTTTGCCTACACCAAACTAAACTCGCAAAAAGTGAGTTACAATTACACAGTTTTTAACATGAACGAATTAATCGAACAGTTATCTGCTGATTTTGAGCTAGAGGCTGAAAAGTCCGGTCTTCGCATTGATAGCGTGGTACCAGCTAATCCGATTACAGTTGAGCTCGATTCTGAGAAATTAGGGCGGGCGCTGTCTAATTTGGTCAGTAATGCCTTAAAATATGCCAAAAAAGGTACTTTTATTCGGATCGTTCTGTCTGATTTAGGCGATCAAATTGCGATTCGAGTCGAGAACGACGGGCCCAAAATTCCGACAACGTCGCTTAATAAAATCTTTGAGCGCTTTTACCGGGTTGATGCAGCTCGTTCAGGCTCAAGTGGCAGCGGGCTAGGGCTTGCGATTGTCCAAAATATTGTTGAAGGTTTGGGCGGAACAGTTAAAGTAACATCTAATCGGGAGCTCACAAGTTTTATTATTGAGCTGCCAAAAAATGGGAGAGACGTAAAATAA
- a CDS encoding GtrA family protein: MDKFKNLEPKKKEIITYLIFGILTTAVNYIVFFALTFAMPEMKTVWANTIAWFISFLFAFFTNRKWVFNSKAQGFKARILEFWWFLAARTFSLFADDLIVYLGIDLMQQNKLLVKLISQILIVLINYVFSKWIFKSKN; the protein is encoded by the coding sequence ATGGATAAATTTAAAAATTTAGAACCCAAGAAGAAAGAAATTATCACCTATTTGATATTTGGAATTCTGACCACGGCAGTTAACTACATCGTTTTCTTTGCCTTAACATTTGCGATGCCTGAAATGAAGACGGTCTGGGCAAATACAATCGCCTGGTTCATTTCTTTCCTATTTGCTTTTTTCACCAATCGTAAATGGGTTTTCAACAGTAAAGCTCAAGGTTTCAAAGCCAGAATCCTCGAATTTTGGTGGTTTCTAGCTGCCCGAACTTTTTCTTTATTTGCTGATGATCTAATTGTGTATCTCGGAATTGACCTCATGCAGCAAAACAAACTTCTGGTCAAGTTGATCAGCCAAATTCTAATCGTGTTGATCAATTACGTTTTCTCTAAGTGGATTTTCAAAAGCAAAAACTAA